One Solanum pennellii chromosome 10, SPENNV200 genomic region harbors:
- the LOC107032588 gene encoding peroxidase 44-like has translation MDKNISFLFFLCITLHLASTVSAQLQVGFYNTKTRCPSAETIVRDTVRTRFSSDRSITAALLRMYFHDCFVRGCDASILIDSKNTKNRKSEKDAGANGSVRGYELIDQIKSKLEAKCSNTVSCSDIIALATRDAVAFAGGPSYSIPTGRRDGLVSDPSQVNLPGPSITVPQAIQSFKSKGFNVNEMVTLLGGHTVGITHCNFIQGDRLSRADGSMDGKLFSSLRKTCSSNGGSPVFLDQNTSFTVDNSFYKQLRLKKGILKIDQLLASDRSTSGIVANFASNPKAFQQAFANALIKLGNTQVLVGKSGEIRKNCRAFNPPPPPPKITKSPPPPPPKIIKSPPPPPPKITKTPPPPPPKVFSPPPPMIMKSPPPPPPKVFSPPPPMITKSPPPPPPKVFSPPPPPFPPPPPSPFLISDSPPPPPPPHPPVPISDPFLPVFGP, from the exons ATGgacaaaaatatatcatttttgtttttcctctgtATTACTCTGCACTTAGCATCAACTGTATCTGCTCAACTTCAAGTTGGTTTCTACAATACTAAAACTAGATGTCCATCAGCAGAAACCATAGTTCGCGATACGGTGAGAACTCGATTTTCATCGGATCGTTCCATCACAGCAGCATTGCTACGAATGTATTTCCATGACTGCTTCGTCAGG GGTTGTGATGCGTCGATACTGATAGATTCAAAAAACACGAAGAACAGAAAGTCGGAAAAAGATGCAGGAGCAAATGGATCAGTAAGAGGATACGAGTTGATTGATCAAATAAAGAGTAAATTAGAAGCTAAATGTTCTAATACAGTGTCCTGTTCGGACATCATTGCTTTAGCTACTCGAGATGCAGTTGCATTTGCTGGAGGACCGAGTTACAGTATACCCACTGGCAGGCGCGATGGGCTCGTGTCAGACCCATCACAAGTGAACCTGCCAGGGCCTAGTATAACGGTGCCACAAGCAATTCAATCTTTTAAAAGTAAAGGATTTAATGTGAATGAAATGGTGACGCTTTTAGGTGGACACACAGTGGGAATTACACATTGTAATTTTATTCAAGGTGATAGGCTGTCGAGGGCGGATGGAAGTATGGATGGCAAATTGTTTAGTAGTCTTAGAAAGACGTGTAGCTCTAATGGTGGGTCGCCAGTGTTTTTGGATCAGAACACTTCGTTTACTGTTGATAACTCTTTTTACAAACAACTGAGGTTGAAGAAAGGGATATTGAAGATTGATCAGTTACTTGCATCAGATAGATCTACAAGTGGAATTGTGGCGAATTTTGCTTCTAATCCAAAAGCCTTCCAACAGGCTTTTGCGAATGCATTGATCAAGTTAGGTAACACTCAAGTTCTTGTGGGGAAATCAggtgaaattagaaaaaattgtCGAGCATTtaatcctcctcctcctcctcctaaAATCACGAAGagtcctcctcctcctcctcccaAAATCATTAAGAGTCCTCCCCCTCCTCCTCCAAAGATCACGAAGACTCCTCCTCCTCCACCACCCAAAGTTTTTAGTCCTCCTCCCCCTATGATCATGAAGAGTCCTCCTCCTCCACCTCCCAAAGTTTTCAGTCCTCCTCCCCCTATGATCACGAAGAGTCCTCCTCCTCCACCACCCAAAGTTTTTAGTCCTCCTCCTCCTCCGTTTCCTCCTCCACCACCATCACCATTCTTGATTTCAgattctcctcctcctccaccTCCACCTCATCCTCCGGTTCCCATTAGTGATCCATTTCTACCCGTGTTTGGCCCATAA
- the LOC107031835 gene encoding small RNA degrading nuclease 1-like has translation MESKLESAKKEVLAEIVKLAQKREMKGSKGGWKDFLRSYDKKLGVSLSDPSKRSIDVLLAFLKTFSEDDLKIFDKVFQCHSNRDAVEKLQKSSPDSECPEQRLVRLTFEHPQYPIDYSFPSHEEDWLVTKRSKKSNFIQSKDMVAIDCEMVLCQDGTEALVRICAVDRNLEVKLNEFVNPNKPVVDYRTDITGITAGDLEGVSCSLADVQTSLKKLLSHGTILVGHSLHNDLRALKMDHARVIDTSYVFKYQGQAFSRRPSLSNLCKSVLGFDLRKIGSPHNCLDDAITAMKLVLSKLECGGDNIIPLVCEEAQEPAMSKLLVHRIPAAVHSQELHKVIPGDFTVEVKANKKGQADKYSALINFKTQHEANEAFDKLEGNQEKDIGGRPQKLVSFHLDSGVLGSCYVRKMDANNDSKDKEVTPKKRSLEAEEAIVESKKPRTEDQCTELKEAAGAGCNQCETHSMEIEKLKKDLAHRDEEISALNKIIVNLVRKQGF, from the exons atGGAATCGAAACTTGAATCAGCCAAGAAAGAG GTTCTTGCTGAAATTGTAAAGTTGGCTCAAAAGCGGGAGATGAAGGGAAGTAAAGGAGGGTGGAAAGATTTTTTGAGATCCTACGACAAGAAGCTTGGGGTTAGCTTGAGTGACCCATCCAAGAGGTCCATTGATGTGCTGCTGGCATTTTTAAAGACGTTTAGTGAAGATGATTTAAAG ATTTTTGATAAGGTGTTTCAATGTCATTCAAACCGTGACGCTGTTGAGAAGCTCCAGAAAAGTTCCCCGGACAGCGAATGCCCTGAACAG AGACTCGTTCGCTTAACTTTTGAGCACCCTCAATATCCGATAGACTACTCATTTCCATCACACGAGGAG GACTGGTTAGTCACCAAAAGGAGtaaaaaatctaatttcatTCAATCAAAGGACATGGTTGCAATCGATTGTGAAATGGTCCTTTGCCAAGATGGCACTGAAGCTTTAGTCAGAATCTGTGCTGTGGACCGTAATTTAGAG GTTAAACTCAATGAATTTGTGAATCCCAACAAACCAGTTGTAGATTACAGAACTGACATTACTGGCATAACTGCTGGAGATTTAGAAGGAGTTTCTTGTTCATTGGCTGATGTACAG ACATCCCTGAAGAAGCTATTATCACATGGAACCATATTGGTTGGTCATAGTTTACACAATGATCTTCGTG CTTTGAAGATGGATCATGCAAGAGTGATTGACACATCATATGTATTCAAATATCAGGGTCAAGCTTTTAGTAGAAGACCTTCTTTAAGCAACTTGTGTAAG TCTGTGTTAGGGTTTGACCTTCGAAAGATAGGCTCTCCACATAATTGTCTAGATGATGCGATTACTGCAATGAAACTTGTTCTTTCCAAGCTTGAATGTGGAGGTGATAATATCATACCATTGGTTTGTGAGGAG GCGCAGGAGCCCGCGATGTCAAAGCTACTTGTCCACAGAATACCTGCGGCTGTTCATAGTCAAGAGTTGCACAAAGTTATTCCTGGCGACTTTACTGTGGAAGTTAAG GCTAATAAAAAGGGGCAAGCAGACAAGTATTCTGCCTTGATCAACTTCAAAACTCAGCACGAGGCGAATGAGGCATTCGATAAACTTGAAGGCAACCAAGAGAAG GATATTGGTGGACGACCACAGAAGCTCGTTTCGTTTCATCTTGATTCTGGTGTATTAGGGTCTTGTTATGTTCGTAAGATGGATGCCAATAATGATTCTAAAGATAAAGAGGTCACACCAAAGAAGAGGTCACTTGAAGCTGAAGAGGCCATTGTAGAGTCAAAGAAACCAAGGACAGAAGACCAATGTACAGAACTCAAGGAGGCTGCTGGTGCAGGTTGTAATCAGTGTGAAACTCATTCGATGGAGATTGAGAAACTAAAGAAAGATTTAGCCCACAGAGACGAAGAAATCTCCGCGTTGAACAAAATCATCGTTAACCTTGTGAGGAAACAAGGATTTTAA
- the LOC107002633 gene encoding zinc finger protein JACKDAW-like codes for MMSGDVFSFPSSVKAVLPHHHQELQTTNPNPKPNTSSKKRRNLPGTPDPDAEVIALSPKSLMATNRFICEICNKGFQRDQNLQLHRRGHNLPWKLKQRNKLEQVKKKVYICPEKTCIHHDPSRALGDLTGIKKHFSRKHGEKKWKCEKCSKKYAVQSDWKAHSKTCGTREYKCDCGTLFSRKDSFITHRAFCDALAEESSRITSVGATNLINFPNTATLLNQQQANLHGGFAGFRPDFGSYTGGNSNSLHQQQQQQQQQQQQKPRLSLWLDQQAANHNNPLQISSSSNLFDNSSTGGFQEMIQMQSQNVFGSSNSTSANFSIAEAYNSLYSDSQNSQLTKQNSITPMSATALLQKAAQMGSTKSNQSTFFSNNFSKLNSSSSSSPNTPTFTSLQSCETTDQIFAKKSEDYTTSLLQSNNGLFGCPNFTSSGINKSINLDEAIMQTVGMHNTQAVSMNAMDNCLTRDFLGIKHEGNCQFLPQEIVKFASMNSSAIGLSHLQ; via the exons ATGATGTCTGGAGATGTGTTTTCATTTCCTTCTTCTGTTAAAGCAGTActtcctcatcatcatcaagaacttcaaacaacaaaccctaaccctaaacctaataCTTCttccaaaaaaagaagaaatcttccAGGAACACCAG ATCCAGATGCTGAAGTTATTGCACTTTCACCAAAGTCACTCATGGCAACAAACAGATTCATATGTGAGATTTgcaataaaggttttcaaagggACCAAAACTTGCAACTTCATAGAAGAGGACACAATCTTCCATGGAAGCTAAAGCAAAGAAACAAGCTAGAACAAGTGAAGAAGAAAGTGTATATATGTCCAGAAAAGACATGTATTCACCACGATCCATCGCGTGCACTTGGCGACCTAACTGGAATTAAGAAACATTTTAGTAGAAAACATGGAGAAAAGAAGTGGAAATGTGAAAAATGTTCAAAGAAATATGCAGTTCAATCAGATTGGAAAGCTCATAGTAAAACTTGTGGAACTAGAGAGTACAAATGTGACTGTGGCACACTCTTTTCAAg AAAGGATAGTTTTATCACACATAGAGCTTTCTGTGATGCTTTAGCTGAGGAGAGTTCAAGAATCACATCAGTTGGGGCTACCAATTTGATCAACTTCCCAAATACTGCAACTTTGTTGAACCAACAACAAGCAAATTTACATGGCGGATTCGCAGGATTTAGACCAGATTTTGGTAGTTACACAGGTGGTAATAGCAATTCACTTCATCAGcagcagcaacagcagcagcaacaacagcagcaaaAACCAAGATTATCACTATGGTTAGATCAACAAGCAGCTAATCATAATAATCCTCTTCAAATATCTTCAAGTTCGAATCTTTTTGACAATTCAAGCACAGGGGGTTTCCAAGAAATGATCCAAATGCAATCTCAAAATGTATTTGGATCATCTAATTCAACATCTGCAAACTTTTCAATAGCTGAAGCATACAATTCTCTGTATTCCGATAGTCAAAACAGCCAATTAACCAAACAAAATTCGATCACACCAATGTCTGCTACTGCACTTCTACAGAAAGCAGCACAAATGGGCTCTACAAAAAGCAATCAATCAACTTTCTTTAGCAACAATTTCAGCAAACTgaactcttcttcttcatcttcccCAAATACACCAACTTTTACCAGTTTACAGAGTTGTGAAACAACAGATCAAATTTTCGCCAAGAAATCTGAAGATTACACAACGTCGTTGTTACAGAGCAACAACGGGCTATTTGGGTGTCCGAATTTCACTTCTTCAGGGATTAATAAGTCGATTAATTTGGATGAGGCAATTATGCAAACAGTTGGTATGCATAATACTCAAGCAGTTTCAATGAACGCTATGGATAATTGTTTAACAAGAGATTTTTTGGGAATTAAACATGAAGGGAATTGCCAGTTTTTGCCACAAGAGATTGTTAAGTTTGCTTCGATGAATAGTTCAGCTATAGGGTTAAGCCATTTACAGTAA
- the LOC107001644 gene encoding BAG family molecular chaperone regulator 5, mitochondrial-like, with product MENLFNWSQPARRRYSSRGKPVQSVHEKSAGIKPATKVVQIPVHSVVSDPDRTQKPDEVAQAEAPDRRSASALRIQKVFRGYMVRKNVKRIMSIRKEVDEIERKLLCGETAELIRRDARERLRVNETLMSLLFKLDSIRGIETGVRECRKGMKLLQIVF from the exons ATGGAAAATCTTTTCAATTGGTCCCAGCCAGCTCGCCGTCGCTATTCCTCGAGAGGAAAACCAGTACAATCGGTCCACGAGAAATCTGCCGGAATAAAGCCGGCAACGAAGGTTGTTCAGATACCGGTCCACTCCGTCGTTTCCGATCCAGATCGGACACAGAAACCTGATGAGGTGGCGCAGGCGGAGGCGCCTGATAGAAGATCTGCTTCCGCGTTAAGGATCCAAAAGGTATTTCGTGGTTATATGGTGAGGAAAAACGTGAAGAGAATTATGTCAATACGAAAAGAGGTGGATGAGATTGAACGGAAGCTTTTATGCGGCGAAACGGCGGAGTTGATTCGGAGAGACGCAAGGGAAAGGCTACGGGTGAATGAAACGTTAATGTCTCTGCTTTTCAAGCTGGACTCCATTCGTGGAATTGAAACTGGTGTTAGAGAGTGCAGAAAGGGT ATGAAGTTGCTTCAGATTGTTTTCTGA